One Natranaerovirga hydrolytica genomic region harbors:
- a CDS encoding ethanolamine ammonia-lyase reactivating factor EutA, translated as MDGILNSIGIDMGTSTTQIVFSKLSFDNTSTPWTVPKFDIINREVWFKSPIYFTPVINNTVIDIQALKKILEEVYHLAGIEKMDIQTGAVIITGETARKSNAKEVLNVMSGYAGDFVVATAGPDFEGILAGKGSGACEHSRKHSCTVMNLDIGGGTTNIAVYSQGEVIETGCFDIGGRLIRYDSSYRVTFISHKAKKMIQMLGLNIQEGKVADKKDLDALATVMATLLLDIIKGNHSNPFYKMLVTNKGVDWFNQNTVIFLSGGVAECVKKIKENKVLPWDTYGDIGLILGHKIFEVFNKATQTVRFGQETIGATVVGAGNHTTEVSGSTIYYHKGLLPIKNIPLVHLTEEEELKTGKDRVLKIKERIQWMQEQGDVELVALSIRGSPSYEFNQVLQLAQDIVEGLDDMLQRKQPLVIISQADIGKALGMCLASLLTANYPIVCIDAITALHGDYVDIGRPLEEGSALPVVIKTLVFERS; from the coding sequence ATGGATGGCATATTAAACAGCATTGGTATTGATATGGGGACTTCAACAACACAAATTGTATTTTCAAAATTGTCTTTTGACAACACGTCTACACCTTGGACAGTGCCAAAATTTGACATTATCAATAGAGAGGTTTGGTTTAAAAGTCCTATTTATTTCACGCCAGTTATTAATAATACAGTTATTGATATACAAGCTTTAAAAAAAATATTGGAAGAAGTGTATCATTTAGCGGGAATAGAGAAAATGGATATACAAACAGGTGCTGTTATTATTACAGGTGAAACAGCAAGAAAAAGCAACGCAAAAGAAGTGCTAAACGTAATGAGTGGTTATGCTGGAGATTTTGTTGTTGCAACTGCAGGTCCAGATTTTGAAGGGATTTTAGCTGGAAAAGGATCGGGTGCTTGTGAGCATTCAAGAAAGCACAGCTGCACAGTAATGAATTTAGACATTGGAGGAGGAACCACAAATATTGCTGTATATAGTCAAGGTGAAGTTATTGAAACAGGTTGTTTTGATATTGGTGGTCGTTTAATACGCTATGACTCCAGCTATAGGGTAACATTTATATCCCATAAAGCAAAAAAAATGATACAAATGCTAGGGTTAAATATACAGGAAGGAAAAGTAGCTGATAAAAAAGATTTAGATGCCTTGGCAACAGTTATGGCAACCTTACTTCTTGACATTATAAAAGGTAATCATTCGAATCCTTTTTATAAAATGCTTGTGACCAATAAAGGAGTCGATTGGTTTAATCAAAATACAGTTATATTCCTATCGGGTGGCGTTGCAGAGTGTGTAAAAAAAATTAAAGAAAATAAGGTTTTGCCTTGGGATACCTATGGTGATATAGGATTGATTTTAGGACATAAGATTTTTGAGGTTTTTAATAAGGCGACGCAAACTGTGCGTTTTGGTCAAGAAACCATTGGCGCAACAGTCGTTGGAGCGGGTAATCATACAACTGAAGTATCGGGGAGTACGATATATTATCACAAAGGACTATTGCCTATTAAAAACATACCATTGGTGCATTTAACAGAAGAAGAAGAACTAAAAACAGGAAAAGATCGGGTATTAAAAATCAAAGAAAGAATTCAATGGATGCAAGAGCAAGGAGATGTGGAATTAGTAGCGTTAAGCATACGGGGAAGCCCTAGTTATGAATTTAATCAGGTCTTACAATTGGCTCAAGATATTGTGGAGGGATTGGATGATATGCTCCAAAGAAAACAGCCATTAGTCATTATTTCACAGGCAGATATAGGAAAAGCCTTAGGAATGTGCTTGGCTTCCTTGCTAACAGCTAATTACCCTATAGTATGTATTGATGCTATCACAGCACTTCATGGTGATTATGTGGACATAGGAAGACCATTAGAAGAAGGTAGTGCATTACCCGTTGTAATTAAAACATTGGTATTTGAAAGGAGCTAG
- a CDS encoding ethanolamine ammonia-lyase subunit EutB, producing the protein MRLKTSLFGQVYGFRSVKEVLAKANEEKSGDQLAQVAAESVTERIAAKEVLSQMTLKDLYENPIVDYDEDEVTRLNYDGLNQKIYGSIKGWTVSDLREWLLDDETTGEMICRVSKGLTSEMIAAITKLMSNLDLIYGAKKIVVTGHCNTTIGGEGILGFRLQPNHPTDNLDGIKASMMEGLSYGVGDALIGLNPVIDTVDSVHRVLTMFEEFKNEWEIPTQNCVLAHVSTQMEAIKKGAPADLIFQSIAGSQKGNEAFGINIKLLEEASDLMKQEGTSTGPNVFYFETGQGSELSSDAHYNADQLTMEARCYGLARHFNPFLVNTVVGFIGPEYLYDSKQVVRAGLEDHFMGKLSGLPMGVDACYTNHMKADQNDIENLSVLLSSAGCNYFMGIPAGDDIMLNYQCTGYHEAMTLRALLGLKPVKAFEFWMEKMGLIENGKMTNRIGDASIFMK; encoded by the coding sequence ATGCGTTTAAAAACATCTTTATTCGGCCAAGTTTATGGATTTCGCTCGGTCAAAGAAGTATTAGCTAAAGCAAATGAAGAAAAATCGGGTGACCAACTGGCTCAAGTAGCTGCTGAAAGTGTCACTGAAAGAATTGCAGCAAAAGAAGTTTTAAGTCAAATGACGTTAAAGGATCTTTATGAAAATCCTATCGTAGATTATGATGAAGATGAAGTGACTCGATTAAACTATGATGGACTGAATCAAAAAATATATGGATCCATCAAAGGATGGACGGTATCTGATTTAAGGGAATGGTTATTAGATGATGAAACAACTGGAGAAATGATTTGTCGTGTTTCAAAAGGTCTTACTTCTGAAATGATAGCTGCTATCACTAAGTTGATGAGCAATTTGGATTTGATTTATGGTGCTAAAAAAATCGTGGTTACAGGGCATTGTAATACGACCATTGGTGGTGAGGGGATTTTAGGATTTCGTCTTCAGCCCAACCATCCAACGGATAATTTAGATGGTATTAAAGCATCTATGATGGAAGGACTTAGTTATGGTGTAGGTGATGCCTTAATTGGTTTGAATCCTGTTATTGATACAGTAGATAGTGTGCATCGTGTGCTGACTATGTTTGAAGAGTTTAAAAATGAATGGGAGATTCCAACTCAAAACTGCGTGTTGGCACATGTCTCTACTCAAATGGAGGCAATCAAAAAAGGTGCACCTGCAGATTTAATATTCCAGTCCATAGCAGGTTCTCAAAAAGGAAACGAAGCATTTGGCATTAATATCAAATTGTTAGAAGAGGCAAGTGACTTAATGAAACAAGAAGGAACAAGTACTGGACCTAACGTGTTTTATTTTGAAACAGGGCAAGGATCAGAATTATCCAGTGATGCCCATTATAATGCAGATCAATTGACAATGGAAGCAAGATGTTATGGTTTGGCAAGGCATTTTAATCCCTTTTTGGTCAATACAGTAGTAGGATTTATTGGGCCGGAATATTTGTATGATAGCAAACAGGTTGTAAGAGCAGGATTGGAAGATCACTTTATGGGTAAGCTTTCTGGATTGCCTATGGGTGTTGATGCTTGTTATACCAACCATATGAAGGCGGATCAAAATGATATTGAAAATCTATCTGTTTTATTATCATCTGCAGGATGCAATTATTTTATGGGTATTCCAGCAGGCGATGATATCATGCTTAACTATCAATGTACAGGTTACCATGAAGCCATGACATTACGTGCTTTATTAGGCTTAAAGCCTGTCAAAGCTTTTGAATTTTGGATGGAAAAAATGGGTTTGATAGAGAATGGCAAGATGACCAATCGAATAGGTGATGCGTCCATCTTTATGAAATAA
- the eutH gene encoding ethanolamine utilization protein EutH, with protein sequence MSINDIIVYVMVGFMVLGALDKIIGNRFGLGEKFDEGILAMGSLAVAMVGVVSLAPVLATILGPVIVPVYTFLGADPSMFATTLLANDMGGYPLAMELAINQDAGLFAGLILGAMMGPTIVFTIPVALGIIKKEDHVFLARGILAGMITIPIGCLVGGIVAGFELGMILSNLVPILLVSLLLAFGLWRIPNKMIKGFIVFGRGVVIVITIGLAAIIIETLTGIVVIPGMAPISEGIEIVGDIAIMLAGAFPMVFFITKVFSKPLMKLGKLLGMNDVSAAGIVATLANNIPMFGIMKDMDERGKIINVAFAVSASFVLGDHLGFTAGVAREMIFPMVIGKLVGGITAVAVALFFLKLAQKKQPETIIDKVVKGA encoded by the coding sequence ATGAGTATTAATGATATAATTGTTTATGTTATGGTAGGATTTATGGTGTTAGGGGCATTAGATAAAATAATAGGTAACCGATTTGGGTTAGGAGAGAAATTTGATGAAGGAATCTTAGCAATGGGTTCCTTGGCAGTTGCTATGGTGGGAGTTGTTTCTTTGGCGCCTGTTCTTGCAACTATTTTAGGCCCTGTGATTGTGCCGGTATATACTTTTCTAGGTGCAGACCCTTCTATGTTTGCCACTACATTATTGGCAAATGATATGGGAGGCTATCCTTTGGCTATGGAATTGGCAATTAATCAAGATGCTGGTTTATTTGCAGGGCTGATACTTGGGGCGATGATGGGTCCAACCATTGTATTTACCATTCCAGTAGCATTGGGTATTATTAAAAAAGAAGACCATGTGTTTTTAGCAAGAGGTATATTGGCAGGTATGATTACTATTCCAATCGGTTGTTTAGTGGGTGGTATTGTAGCAGGATTTGAACTGGGTATGATTTTGAGTAATTTAGTACCCATTTTATTGGTATCATTGTTACTGGCATTTGGTTTATGGCGTATACCTAATAAAATGATCAAAGGATTTATTGTGTTTGGAAGAGGTGTTGTCATTGTCATTACAATTGGGTTGGCAGCGATTATCATAGAGACCTTAACAGGTATAGTGGTTATACCAGGTATGGCACCTATTTCAGAAGGTATTGAAATAGTAGGAGATATTGCCATTATGTTAGCAGGAGCATTTCCAATGGTATTTTTTATTACCAAAGTATTCAGTAAACCCTTAATGAAATTAGGAAAACTTTTAGGGATGAATGATGTATCTGCTGCTGGTATTGTTGCTACATTGGCTAATAATATTCCTATGTTTGGTATTATGAAAGATATGGATGAAAGAGGAAAGATCATTAATGTGGCTTTTGCTGTGAGTGCTTCTTTTGTATTAGGAGACCATTTAGGTTTTACAGCAGGTGTAGCTAGAGAAATGATTTTTCCTATGGTTATCGGTAAATTAGTTGGTGGGATTACAGCAGTAGCAGTAGCATTATTTTTCTTGAAATTAGCTCAGAAAAAGCAACCAGAAACAATAATAGATAAGGTTGTAAAAGGCGCTTAA
- the eutC gene encoding ethanolamine ammonia-lyase subunit EutC yields the protein MRDLTAYRIEDYMAVPKAFNEEAYRHYKQTTPARIGIWRSGPRYKTETMLRFRADHAVAQDAVFTDVSEEFIEQKGWAQLKTVIESKEEYLKRPDLGRILDDESISRLKEMIKMPPKVQVYISDGLSSTAIETNAYDTYQSIAMRLSQHNIQLNNPFFVKYGRVPCMDHISELIQSEVTAVLIGERPGLATGESMSCYMIYKGRVGNPESRRMVVSNIHKNGTPAVEAGAHIGDLVKKMLDEKKSGVALK from the coding sequence ATGAGAGATTTAACAGCTTACAGAATAGAGGATTACATGGCCGTTCCTAAAGCTTTTAATGAAGAGGCTTATCGTCACTATAAACAAACAACACCAGCACGAATAGGAATATGGCGGTCAGGGCCCAGATACAAAACAGAAACAATGTTACGTTTTAGAGCAGACCATGCAGTTGCACAGGACGCTGTTTTCACAGATGTATCAGAAGAGTTTATTGAACAAAAGGGATGGGCTCAATTAAAAACAGTCATTGAAAGTAAGGAAGAATATTTAAAAAGACCAGACCTTGGGCGTATTCTAGACGATGAATCCATTAGCCGTTTAAAAGAAATGATTAAAATGCCACCTAAAGTTCAAGTATATATTTCAGATGGGTTATCATCAACAGCTATTGAGACCAATGCTTATGATACATATCAGTCAATTGCTATGAGATTATCACAGCATAATATACAGTTGAACAATCCTTTTTTTGTGAAATATGGTCGAGTGCCTTGTATGGATCATATTTCTGAACTAATACAGTCTGAAGTAACAGCGGTCTTAATAGGAGAACGTCCAGGTTTAGCAACAGGGGAGTCAATGAGTTGTTATATGATTTATAAAGGGCGTGTAGGCAATCCAGAATCAAGAAGAATGGTTGTTAGTAACATTCATAAAAATGGAACACCAGCAGTTGAGGCAGGTGCTCATATAGGTGATTTAGTAAAGAAAATGTTAGATGAAAAGAAAAGCGGTGTGGCATTAAAATAA